The genomic stretch GTCCGCGAGGCCGGCTGCCACGATGTTCTTGGCGATGTAGCGGCCCATGTAGGAGGCCGAGCGGTCCACCTTGGAGGGGTCCTTGCCGGAGAACGCTCCCCCGCCGTGGCTGCCCTGCCCTCCGTAGGTGTCCACGATGATCTTGCGCCCCGTGAGCCCGCAGTCCCCCATGGGGCCGCCCACCACGAACCGGCCGGTGGGGTTGATGAAGAACCGGGTGTTCTTGGTGAGGAGCTCTTCGGGGATGACCGGCTTGATGACGGTCTCGAGCACCGCCTCGCGCACCACGGCCTGGGTCACGTCGGGCTTGTGCTGGGTGCTCACCACCACGGCGTCCACGCTCACGGGGCGGCCGTCCACGTACCGGATGGTCACCTGGCTCTTCCCGTCGGGGCGAAAGCAGTCCACCAGCTTCTCCTTGCGCACCTGGGCGAGGCGCTGGGTCAGCTTGTGGGCATACACGATGGGCATGGGCATGAGCTCGGGGGTCTCGTTGGACGCAAACCCGAACATGAGCCCCTGATCCCCGGCCCCCTGCTCGTGGCCCTCGGCTTCGTCCACCCCCATGGCGATGTCGGGGCTCTGGCGGTCGATGGAGGTGAGCACCGCGCAGGTCTCCCAGTCGAACCCCATGGCCGGATCGGTGTAACCGATCTCCTTGATGGTCTGGCGCACCACGTCGGGCATGTGGGCGTAACCCTGGGTGGTGATCTCCCCGGCGATGATGGCCATGCCCGTGGTCACCAGGGTCTCGCACGCCACGCGGGACCGGGGATCCTGGGCGATCAAGGTGTCCAG from Thermodesulfobacteriota bacterium encodes the following:
- the metK gene encoding methionine adenosyltransferase codes for the protein MSMTDFLFTSESVTEGHPDKVADQISDAVLDTLIAQDPRSRVACETLVTTGMAIIAGEITTQGYAHMPDVVRQTIKEIGYTDPAMGFDWETCAVLTSIDRQSPDIAMGVDEAEGHEQGAGDQGLMFGFASNETPELMPMPIVYAHKLTQRLAQVRKEKLVDCFRPDGKSQVTIRYVDGRPVSVDAVVVSTQHKPDVTQAVVREAVLETVIKPVIPEELLTKNTRFFINPTGRFVVGGPMGDCGLTGRKIIVDTYGGQGSHGGGAFSGKDPSKVDRSASYMGRYIAKNIVAAGLADKCEVQLAYAIGVADPVSVMIDTSGTWKVEPDRISVLVREIFPLKPRDIIRHLDLLRPIYRKTAAYGHFGRNDPDFTWERTDKAEELRKAAGL